The Nematostella vectensis chromosome 6, jaNemVect1.1, whole genome shotgun sequence region TTCAACTGTTCGTCTCCCCATTTTATTAAACCGTTCACGTCTTTAAACcgcttttcaatttttttgacACCACATACCAAAGCATGTCTCTCACGCCTACCCACCGAAACACTCTTCCAACATTTCCTTCTCTTGCTCATCAAGACACCAATCCCAAAACCTATCTGGATGCCAAGTCTTGGGTAAAAGCTCGTCCTCAAGGTCCCTGAGAAATCTGCGTTTGTGGTGGTACTTGAACAGTTCTTCGTGGATCGCGCCCCAGGTGGGCAACCAACCGCGACACATCGCCGCGACCCTAACATGACCTCCACTCATCGCGCACCACATGGCTGTACCGAGATTCGTCGCACCCCACTCTTTGCACATCTTCACAATCTCCGCGTGACCGCGGCGCGCAGCGTGTACCATGGCGTCGTTGAAACGCGTCGCACCCCACTTTTTACACAACTTGACGATCTCGGTATGGCCACCAACCGCCGCACACGCCATAGCGTGGTTAAAGTTTGTAGCACCCCACCCCTTGAGTAGCTTGACGATTTCGATGTGACCGTTCCTCGCCGGGCTACCCATGGCGTCGCTGAAGCCCGTCGCGCTCCACTCTTTACACAATTTAACGATCCCGATGTGGCCGTGCTCAGCCGCGCCCATCATAGCATGTTCGAAACTCGCCGCCCCCCACCCCTTGAGCAGCCTGACAATCTCAATGTGACCTCTCCAAGCCGCCTCCTCCATGGCCCAATGGAAATTCTTCGCGCCCAACTTTTTACACAACTTGACAACCCCAACTTGTCCACCTCTCGCCGCGTACGCCATAGCAAAGTTAACGTTCTCCGCACCCCACCCTTTACACAACTTGACGATCCCGGCATGGCCACCAAACGCCGCAGACGCCATAGCATCGTCAAAGCCCGTAGCACCCCATCCCTTGAGTAGCTTGACGACTCCGATGTGACCGTTACCCGCCGCCTCCTTCATAGCCTAGCTGAAATCCGTCGCACCCTAACTCTTACACAACCTCACGATCtcgacgcacccctcccccgccGCGCACCCCATGGCGGCGTCAAAGTCTGCGGCTCCCCACCTCACCAAGGCGGCGGCTTGATCCTCCACGGTGAGATTTGTAAGACTCCCAGCACTTTGCATAtccattttgttattacacccacgtctttaaaccaatttaatcaaatttttttttagatgtgcCAATTTACATCTACTCCGAACTGATAGTTTTCTGGAAATTCTGATTCCAGAGAAATTAGGAAACATCACACCACGTTGGGCGTACCTAGGACTGTAGCCACTTCCCTCGCCCCCCTACCGACGGTCAACTCGGAGAGGCCGGCCCTCCCGGAGAAATTTTTAAGAGTAACATCGACCCCCTTTAGCCGTACCCAGTAATAGGTTAAAGCAGCCGCGAAGGATTGTGGGCGAGCGCGATTCAACTTGGAAGAGCGGTTCTTAGATCTGTAGTAGAGCTGGACCACCTCTCCCTTCTGTGCGGGGGACGCTGAGAATTTGTCCATCACGTCGCGAATGTGATCCACGACGGTGGGAGACGTTCCGTGTAGTAAGTAATCTTTAGGCACGTTAACACTAAAGATTTTTAGACCCTTAAGGCAACTCTTCTTGCTCAATCCAAAAGTCTCCATCAAGGTTTTCGGTGTCTGACACTTACCGGACATCTTGTAGGCGTAGTAGATACACGCAAAGACGATCGCCTTCCGTGGGCCGCCGCGAAAAATCTGGCCTTTCGTCACCTGAGTGTATATCTCGTTAGCTTTGGCTACAATTACCCCACTAAAACCCATGTTTTCCACATCCTTGTCAATATTTCTATCCTCAGACCTACGTACCTGGACCCGACTTGGATTCGAAGACCGTTTGCCGTCGGAATGTCCGTAAAAACGCCATTCCCTTTCGTGCGCGATCACGCGCTGCATCTGTTCCCCGCACTCTAAGCAACTAGTGACCCCGTTTTCTGTGACTAGGTCGTCATGATTGCAAAGGGCGTTACTACTACCCTCGTCTTCCAAGGAGGCTCTACTAGTCTCGTATTTGGCGAGGGCCCGGTCAAACAGCACAAATCCCGACACGAGAATGGGGACGTTAATCTCGGGCACCGGTCCGTCGGGGATAttatatggtggtggtgactgATCTTCAGCCATACGTTCAACCGTTTGTTCCTCCATTTTATTAAACTGTTCATGTCTTTAAGCcacttttcaaaatttttttagatgtgagCTAAAGTTGGTTGGTGTGATGTGTGTGGTTGCTAAGACTTCCGAAGGGGTTCGCGTGGGGGCGGTGCGGTCTAAAGTCTCCgcacacctccgccaagccttGGGACAAACGATAGCTAAACTCTTTGCCTAGGTGTGATACGTGACAAATGATTGGCAGGTGGGTGTgactatcacgtgacaaatgATTGACGGGTGGGTGTAGCTGTCACGTGACAAATGATTGACGGGTGGGTGTGGCTGCGCGCGCGCATGCGTAGACCGCGATCAAAAAAACTTTTGCGCGATTGAACAAATtttgcgccagctgcgccaaaacaCCTCTACTAAACTTGTTTCAAAATAATAGTATATTAATAAAACTAGAAGTTGTTCTCATTGAGCAGTGGAGTGCTCGAGCAAGTGcagtatatatgtatattctggtcattcattcattcgttTTAGTGAAGTGTCTATGGAGATGTGCAAATTCCAAGTTGTTTTTGCCATTAAAACGTTACAAGAAAATATGCTGCAAAACTTTTTTTCCTGCGTTTGGAGAACCGAAAGTAAACTTACTTCtgtagggggaaggggggataTGGGAAAACTATAGTCTATAGTTAACTTTCtgtaatacaatacaccaaaaactgtaCATAGTCTAGCAGGCATAGAAGACTAAACTGTGGTATTTTCCAAATGCGCTTATTTTCAAAACAGACTTTTGTTTATGACTAATGCAAAGTTTCGTAGACCAACGTTGCCGTTAGTCCACTCCTCAGTTAAACTAACATTCAATGAACATCAATGTTTATCTACGTATAAAATGTGCATGAATTGAAAAGCCGTTACAAACGGTGCGCGCGCTTTATGCGCGTGCCGTTTAAATCCCCTAATAATAACTTTAGAATGAATTTGCGTCGACGCCTACATGTGGAAACCAGCTGGTTTCGCTTGTTAGTGTTACCATCTCTGGCTTCATAATTATAAAATGTTTCTGTGTAGTGTATAAATTACATCTCTTATCTTCCTTAGAATATGCCTTTGCTCTAGCTATTATCTTCCAACTTATTGTGTAATTGATTCTCCTATCTTTTAACTGCCATATGTGCTTTCTCGATTCCGTCTCGTTTCTCCTACTTTCAATTCTAAATGAAGAAGCGTGATTTCTCCATCTTGTCTTAAACTCGTTTGTTGTTAGACCTACATACGTTTCGCATTTGTCCCCTGTCTCTACTTTAGCCTGGTAAACTATCTCTTTTTCAAGGCATTCCCCGTTTAAAGGACAGTCTTCCCTTTTCCTACAATTACATTTCCTATCGTCCTCCACCTGCTCGTTGTCCCTTCTATTTAAAATTATCTTATTGTGCCCATCGATTATGTGTTTTACATTTGGCATACAGCTATAGCTAATCTTAAGCGTGTTCCTGTTAAAGATTTTCTTAAGGGTGCTGCTAGCGGGAAAAGACTTATCAACTAACTTAAGGAATTCTCTGCCTATATTTGTGCTTACGTTTTTGTTAAAAGGTGGATTATACCAGATAATGTTCCTTTGTCTATTGCGTCGTTGCACAGGCCTATGTGCTGTTGGCTCGAACTTGAGCAGGTAGTTATAGCCGCTTTTCCTCAGCGCGTTTTGGTATTGGGGTGCGGCGTTGTTGAAGGCTTCCTCGTCATAAGATATTTCTGACAGTCTTCTATTTATTGAATCTGGTATGTTTCTTATTATATTTGGAGGGTGGTTGGACTTGCTGTGCACGTATTGGGGTATATTCGCTGGCTTGGAGTATAGTCTAAATTTACCTGTGTTGAGAACTAATGTTACGTCAAGAAAGATCACTATCTTATTTGCTTTAATGGTGATTCTTAACCCGTTGTCAGCAAatattttgcatattctttttttttgccatttctATGCTTCTAGGTGCTTGCGACATAATTGCCAGCCCGTCATCTCTATAAAGACCAATGTTGATTTCTGAAATCTGCTTTAGCTGGTGTAGTAAGAAGCATCCGACCAATTCGCATGTCTCCGCTCCATCGAAGCTCCCCATTGTCACATCGAATAATGTGGAAGATGATTTCTTCTCCCATGGTACGCCGTTGCTAAATAGGAGCGAGTGCTTGTCTTTTGTAATGAAATCGCCCTCGTCGGTCGTGATGTCACATGCTCTGATGCAAATTCCAGTGCTCGTTCTAGTAGGGTCTGGGTGATAGATGGATAAACTCCACTACATCGAAGCATATAAAGGCTGAATTCTCCTTACTTGGTAGCTGTCTGTACCATTCTAGAACAGATGACGTGTTTTTCCATTGGTTCACCTCGGTTTTCGTTACTAGCCTCTTGTTGATATTCTCGAGTATTTGTTTACTAATTTTTCCAATCTCTGATTTTGAAGGGTTAATTAGCCGGCATGTTGATCTTTTTTCGAAATTCTGTTTATGGTCTTTCAAGGTGATGAATGCTTCTTTTGTGGCTTGTGCTTCTACTCTATCTTGTATGTCTAGTTTAGTGGTTATCCTCTTCGTAACTGCGTCGATCTTTTTGAGTTTATTCTCGCTTGCGATCTTATACGTTTTGGCAGATAAGTCAGCAAATTTCTACAAATTGGAAACAGAGAGTTACAAACAGCTTCTTAATAGCAACGTTACCAAAACAATTTCTTCAACCTGAGTTAATCCTTGTAACTCTTTTGGGACTTGCCCAGGTATCACAGAATTTTCTTTAGAAAATGATTTGGGAGTTTCCGTATCCCTCTTACAGCGTGTGCAAGTACAATCCTCTGATTGCTTTTTTATGTTCAAAGGACAAGCATCTTTACAAATAGAACATTGGTAAATGGAATATTGCATCGACTGATAATTTTTGCATATTTAATTTTGCCCAAGTTTGATCATGTTAGGGCCATTCTGGATTGAGTTGAATTCCTTCAAATAATTTGGTTGCAGTGAATATTATGTACCGCCAAGTTCACTCCGGTATCAAGAGCCTTTCTTATTCATTCTTTCCCAGAGCAGCCTTCAAGGCAGCAGCTACAGAAGCTTTACCCTCTATAAGGATACTACCACACCTTAAGCGGCTTTAATTTGATTTTTCTCTAAAAATTCATTTGTTTGactattcattattatttatttaattatttatgtCTATTTTTAATCTATAAGGACCTTCCAGgttgggtcagtacgcagcagCAATATTTTATGTTACCCAGTGACACCTTTTTGTCATCTATTATTAAAGAATACATAAATGGGGCTGCATTTACACTTTAGAAAAGCCATATTGCACTGTAGTAGGCAAGCACTGCAGAAAGGTTGTATGTTTAtatatatacctatttcacgaaaggttgtcagtgcaaatggcgaaaggcaaatggtaaatggcttatgggtactaattttTCGTAAAATTGAAGGTgttttaactttatttaagaataaagtccagcaatgtcagagccaagcattggtaacctttaatggataattgttttgatttatcaagagagcataagataagagagggacactttggtattacccgcgcgccatgtcgattccgaatctggctatttttagtaatcaccaccccaccactgcgcgtgagcatttttactcaccctacccccgcgctttggcatttacatcttgttgtttgccgctcttttgtgacttgaaaccgaaaaaaaaacaccctatttgcacaaataccatcgaaaatttcattctagcatcaaggatacgggcagttgcggtttattaaggggatgtagtgCTTCGAGGATTGGAAGATTTCtaaaacgagacttcattcaaaatcaagagcggaaaacctcgtgccTCAAACACCGTTTTCGCTCTAACTTGCTTcttcttcgtggtttctcaaccttcattatcttcctaatggtcaaacgaaatctgtaagttagacattagatatgatattgatttttgtgaatattcctgtgaattgagaaggaatccaagaaaaatacatttcataaaactatccttgtagcaAGGGAAtgaatttttgtgatgatcaaagccagcaagcttaAGTATCTTAGCTTTGGtaatagtgagaaaataaagagggagatattactttacttctttgatgttgttattattatatgtaaattattatgttgtttttATACAAGCTGGggtcgggatttgaatcaaacgcggtatcacagccattttaccgctcgtcggttttttctttcttcttcacttGACTTTgtcgctcagacaaacaaaacagtcaaactattcagggatttagctttctgtgagtatatttgccaatcttgcttacttaagttagacttgttttcttttccaaGTTATTTTAcgtgatctcttttcattcctatcgagttggcaaaacaacaacacgcaacccgcgggggagtaggacaaaataaaaggagcaaatcctcacgcgcagtggtggggtggtggttactaaaaatagccagattcggaatcgacatggcgcgcgggtaataccctcccttatcttatgctctcttggatTTAGTATTCTTCGAGACGtcatggttactttcggtcgtaggactgccatttgccaatcgacATTtgtcatttgcactgacaacctttattgaaataggtgtatacgtGTTACAGAGCGAAGACAGCCTTAGAAGCTGTTTatagtttttagttttattactTCTAAATAGCGGACATTACTAAGAATTCCAAACTACCTGAAACAGTTATATATGACCGGAGGTAAGAACTTCGTCGTTAATTCCAAACTACCAAAAACTGTTAGAATTTgagggcccccgaatggtcccccgaaatttcgatgcgCTCGCAGTTTTTGGTCAATGCTCGAGACAACTCGTACACGCaagttttcacaaaaaaagTAGCCTCGTAGCGTAAGTGTTTCATATAAAAACGTTTAGCTGTGAAAAAGAGAATCTTTTTAGAACTTCATGTGTTCTTCGGAACAGCAATTCGACATAAAAACATTGCATTAAAACGAACCCTTACAAACCCCTACATAACTAGCACCGAATGAATCCCTGGAATTATACGTAGATTAATGATCGAGTAGTTATTTTTGTGCGCAGTGATGCGGCTAAAATTAGCGATTTCTTTCATGCCGCTCTGAGACCGTTGTGCtgtttaacaagaaaacactGCCGACAGCCGACACAAATTCAACAACAAACAACGAAATTTTCGTGTTGAATTTATGTCGGCAGTATTTTCTTGTTGCGTGAAAGAAATCTCTAATCGAAGCCGCATCACTGAAATTGAACAAAAATAACTACATAATATCTGTCTTCTCGATCACGCATTTCTTGTAGTCCCTTTTCGATGCCACAGGGATGCATTTAGTTTAGCAGTTGAACAAAGTTCCGTCCATTTTTGGTTCATCGACAAAACAGTGCTCTACTTCACAGGAGCGTACATTATTCAAGCTAAATATTCGCCGGTGATTCAAGAAAGTCCTCTACAGTAGACGAGCGTAATATTCCATGAATTGAATCACTCATCAACTTGATCTTTCTTCATAACTTTCATATAAACTTGTTTCAAAATAATAGTATATTAATAAAACTAGAAGTTCTCATTGAGAAGTGGAGTGCTCGAGCAAGTGcagtatatatgtatattctggtcattcattcattcgttTTAGTGAAGTGTCTATGGAGATGTGCAAATTCCAAGTTGTTTTTGCCATTAAAACGTTACAAGAAAATATGCTGCAAAACTTTTTTTCCTGCGTTTGGAGAACCGAAAGTAAACTTACTtctgtagggggaggggggatatGGGAAAATTATAGTCTATAGTTAACTTTCTGTACATAGTCTAGCAGGCATAGAAGACTAAACTGTGGTATTTTCCAAATGCGCTTATTTTCAAAACAGACTTTTGTTTATGACTAATGCAAAGTTTCGTAGACCAACGTTGCCGTTAGTCCACTCCTCAATTAAACTAACATTCAATGAACATCAATGTTTATCCACGTATAAAATGTGCATGAATTGAAAAGCCGTTACAAACGGTGCGCGCGCTTTATGCGCGTGCCGTTTAAATCGCCTAATAATAACTTTAGAATGAATTTGCGTCGACGCCTACATGTGGAAATGTATCTGTGTAGTGCATAAATTACATCTCTTACCTTCCTTAGAATATGCCTTTGCTCTAGCTATTATCTTCCAACTTATTGTGTAATTGATTCTCCTATCTTTTAACTGCCATATGTGCTTACTCAATTCCGTCTCGTTTCTCCTACTTTCAATTCTAAATGAAGAAGCGTGATTTCTCCATCTTGTCTTAAACTCGTTTGTTGTTAGACCTACATACGTTTCGCATTTGTCCCCTGTCTCTACTTTAGCCTGGTAAACTATCTCTTTTTCAAGGCATTTCCCGTTTAAAGGACAGTCTTCCCTTTTCCTACAATTACATTTCCTATCGTCCTCCACCTGCTCGTTGTCCCTTCTATTTAAAATTATCTTATTGTGCCCATCGAttaattgttttacatttgGCATACAGCTATAGCTAATCTTAAGCGTGTTCCTGTTAAAGATTTTCTTAAGGGTGCTGCTAGCGGGAAAAGACTTATCAACTAACTTAAGGAATTCTCTGCCTATATTTGTGCTTACGTTTTTGTTAAAAGGTGGATTATACCAGATAATGTTCCTTTGTCTATTGCGTCGTTGCACAGGCCTATGTGCTGTTGGCTCGAACATGAGCAGGTAGTTATAGCCGCTTTTCCTCAGCGCGTTTTGGTATTGGGGTGCGTCGTTGTTAAAGGCTTCCTCGTCATAAGATATTTCTGACAGTCTTCTATTTATTGAATCTGGTATGTTTCTTATTATATTTGGAGGGTGGTTGGACTTGCTGTGCACGTATTGTGGTATATTCGCTGGCTTGGAGTATGGTCTAAATTTACCTGTGTTGAGAACTTATGTTACGTCAAGAAAGATCACTATCTTATTTGCTTTAATGGTGATTCTTAACCCGTTGTCAGCAAATATCTTgcatattcttttttttgccatttctATGCTTCTAGGTGCTTGCGACATAATTGCCAGCCCGTCATCTCTATAAAGACCAATGTTGATTTCTGAAATCTGCTTTAGCTGGTGTAGTAAGAAGCATCCGACCAATTAGCATGTCTCCGCTCCATCGAAGCTCCCCATTGTCATATCGAATAATGTGGAAGATGATTTCTTCTCCCATGGTACGCCGTTGCTAAATAGGAGCGAGTGCTTGTCTTTTGTAATGAAATCGCCCTCGTCGGTCGTGATGTCACATGCTCTGATGCAAATTCCAGTGCTCGTTCTAGTAGGGTCTGGGTGATAGATGGATAAACTCCACTACATCGAAGCATATAAAGGCTGAATTCTCCTTACTTGGTAGCTGTCTGTACCATTCTAGAACAGATGACGTGTTTTTCCATTGGTTCACCTCGGTTTTCGTTACTAGCCTCTTGTTGATATTCTCGAGTATTTGTTTACTAATTTTTCCAATCTCTGATTTTGAAGGGTTAATTAGCCGGCATGTTGATCTTTTTTCGAAATTCTGTTTATGGTCTTTCAAGGTGATGAATGCTTCTTTTGTGGCTTGTGCTTCTACTCTATCTTGTATGTCTAGTTTAGTGGTTATCCTCTTCGTAACTGCGTCGATCTTTTTGAGTTTATTCTCGCTTGCGATCTTATACGTTTTGGCAGATAAGTCAGCAAATTTCTACAAATTGGAAACAGAGAGTTACAAACAGCTTCTTAATAGCAACGTTACCAAAACAATTTCTTCAACCTGAGTTAATCCTTGTAACTCTTTTGGGACTTGCCCAGGTATCACAGAATTTTCTTTGGAAAATGATTTGGGAGTTTCCGTATCCCTCTTACAGCGTGTGCAAGTACAATCCTCTGATTGCTTTTTTATGTTCAAAGGCCAAGCATCTTTACAAATAGAACATTGGTAAATGGAATATTGCATCGACTGATAATTTTTGCATATTTAATTTTGCCCAAGTTTGATCATGTTAGGGCCATCCTGGATTGAGTTGAATTCCTTCAAATAATTTGGTTGCATATCACAGTGAATATGCTAAGTACTAAATAagctaaatagtatttcaggggtttttgaaaaccacccTTTCCAATGCTTTTATCGAGAACTATTAGCCACAGATACAGCAGCATTAGTAGAGGCGCAGCATCTTGCTTTGACAGGTTTGATATTGCTGAAAAACAGATaacttttttcatttctttttatgtaCTGCCAAGTTCAGTGAATATTATGTACCGCCAAGTTCACTCCGGTATCAAGAGCCTTTCTTATTCATTCTTTACCAGAGCAGCCTTCAAGGCAGCAGCTACAGAAGCTTTACCCTCTATAAGGATACTACCACACCTTAAGCGGCTTTAATTTGATTTTTCTCTAAAAATTCATTTGTTTGactattcattattatttatttaattatttatgtCTATTTTTAATCTATAAGGACCTTCCAGgttgggtcagtacgcagctcttacaagctgcaatttaaatgggcaaatgaacaatatccgaaCCTTGACataaagaacgagaagaatagagacaaaagaactcctttgtagaataaagataataggagacaaagcagctgcgtacttactctcCAGGTTTAGTGCAAACTAGTTGTTGAGGTGGAGAAAACTAATAACGCCGAActaataaacatattttccCCTCAGAAAGAAATAATTTACAAAACTAACCTAAATTGTTCTTACCAAATAAAAATCAAAGCTGAGAAAATATGAGATAACATACATTCGTTTACTCTTGCATTTTAGTCTGGCTTAGATTCTATAGTAAGTTATAGAATAAGATTGACACGTGAAATTGTCATTTGGACAGAAATAACAGAAGCGGTTTTGCTCGAACAATTCGCATTTTATAAgagatttattttttagtacACCATTATACAAGATATATAGTTACcgcaggggctcataagtaggggcaatcaacttccccacattctggtactatataaGTGTCaaggcgtttcctaggatcaggctatttttagacgcacggattagccaatcagatgacagggcggaaaaattgactttgtctcAAGGGATCCATAATGGCGGCCGAGAAGGGGGAAAACGACgcttgcttttcaaagtcttccTACGTCGTCATATGCCTTCTTATTTATGAATCCTTTTTGTCGCGGAGTGATTATTTGTATCGATCTCGAAATTCTGTCGCTGAGAGGCGATATTATCATCCATAAGGTTTTTGATACTGCTAGTTAACTAACAATAGTGTAAGAAGTAACATACGAAAGtttatgtcttttttttgttaaatatttttatcaaaagagCTCTTCAAAGCTGGATCTGTGTTTGTATCAACACCCTTGACCTGTCCTGGACTCACTGTACTGGGGCCGGTCCCTGAAAGGCCGATTAACTTAACCCTCgacaggggcgtacgcaggattttaacaagttgcagtcaaagcattcagaagctgaatGAGGGCTCCTCACCAACACTCTATCCTCTCAGCGTATGCCACCCCGTCATCCTATCTAGCCTAGAACACTTCAAAAATATTCCCGTACAATAATATAGCCATTCATTGTATTCATCCGCCATATTTTGCCAATTTTGTAAACCAAACCGCAACCTAGTTAATAAATACCCGGATGTACAATAACCGGAACCGGAAACAGCGATATCTATTTTCATCTAATACTCGTATAACCACGAGCGCAATCCCCTCATAACCCCCCACTTCGCTGCATACGGAATACCTCCAAGACACGCAATCTAAGCTCCGCCAATACACATCTCGGGTATGTACACCCTCCTTTCCACACATCCTATATACTACCCACCACATCACGACATCCGTATTCTCTCCCCTTCCAGCTACATGCATAAGTTCCCAcacttatttatcatttagtCCACCACATACAACCGCTAGCCAGGACCATCACATGCACCATTTTGTCCACTACACACTTCCCCCtcctatcttagcctctatccacttttttctctttacctcATTCCCCGGCGCGCTACCTTTTACTTTTCAGACCAAGCCATGCACTCAGCCGGAGCCAGGCGCTACACAGGTTTGGCCATTGCATGCACCACGCTTCACTAGAGGCATTACTAACGAGCGTGTAGGGGCGGGTGATGAGGGCCTTATCATTCGAAACACGCTTCATATACGAATCATCTCCAtagttttttcccctttttactcccaccatcatcgccGCTTTTCCCCTAGCTTTCCCCTAAGTCTCCCCGCTTTAATCTCCAGGTTCGTATATGACCAACCAATAGACCTCGCCCCCTGATGAGAAGTCTTGGTTGGCGTTATATGCCTTTAGTTCTACATTTCgcagagctctttgaaatgacctacacacttttgtcttattggtttattttgttatgtccATTTTGCATATACATGCCGGTTGTTTTCTTCGTGCCTTTGCCTTTTCCCCTTATCTCTTACCACCGATTATCGTTTCATCTGGGGAAAACTATCCTTCCTGTCTTGTTAACGTTTCAGCGTCATCTCCACTCTCACCGCGCTCCCTTTGTCGCCTCCCGCGCCCCTACTTCATCTTCTTCTCGCCGTTTTACTAGCATCATTTTCCATTGTCCGTAATACTTCCTTTCACCGCtacagtattttatattttttctcggcgttttcgcaacactcattcaatctctattattatttaatttcgcCTGTCAATCATATCACTTACACACTTCATTAGATACATACCTCCACACATACCTCACCCTCTCCATTACCGCTCACCATTTCCTCTCTACAATCTaaacacttttctttctcttaccTTACATATTACTTTCCTACcctacacacaacacactttctCAAAAACACTACACAGTCTCGTCACAATATCCCTGCTCATCATTCTGCTCACACTCGCATTATCCCCCTTCATCAGATTTCACTAATGCCGCCATCACCTCTTCACATCCGCTACACAACACTCGCCACAAGTTACCGATTTTAACTGTTTCAATctccacataataccatatttaCTAACTACTTTCTCCActcaaccaaaaaaaaacctttattcATAACTCTGATGTCGTTTTATTATCAATCCCATCTCTTATAACAACTTTAACTCGTCGTCTCATAATCCATAATCTTAACCACCCGAACATAACTTGATAACCCTAtcaccccttccccttcctTCACACTGCAACTTCACAAACATAAACTAAGTTTCACCATTCGCTACACAACCACCTCTCCACCTACTTATCTCAACctatcaccatcttcatcttctatCACCGCCTTCCTATATACTACAATACCACACTCACTCACTCTCTCATAACGATATATTATCACCCACATTTACACCATAacctcacaaattttaaatcgacctccgcaccactaccattttaacacacacagacccatcacgctaaattataagccttatctactccacatccccctcaccacaacactaccacaa contains the following coding sequences:
- the LOC116609457 gene encoding ankyrin repeat domain-containing protein 50-like: MKEAAGNGHIGVVKLLKGWGATGFDDAMASAAFGGHAGIVKLCKGWGAENVNFAMAYAARGGQVGVVKLCKKLGAKNFHWAMEEAAWRGHIEIVRLLKGWGAASFEHAMMGAAEHGHIGIVKLCKEWSATGFSDAMGSPARNGHIEIVKLLKGWGATNFNHAMACAAVGGHTEIVKLCKKWGATRFNDAMVHAARRGHAEIVKMCKEWGATNLGTAMWCAMSGGHVRVAAMCRGWLPTWGAIHEELFKYHHKRRFLRDLEDELLPKTWHPDRFWDWCLDEQEKEMLEECFGG
- the LOC125568045 gene encoding transcription initiation factor IIB-like, which translates into the protein MEEQTVERMAEDQSPPPYNIPDGPVPEINVPILVSGFVLFDRALAKYETSRASLEDEGSSNALCNHDDLVTENGVTSCLECGEQMQRVIAHEREWRFYGHSDGKRSSNPSRVQVRRSEDRNIDKDVENMGFSGVIVAKANEIYTQVTKGQIFRGGPRKAIVFACIYYAYKMSGKCQTPKTLMETFGLSKKSCLKGLKIFSVNVPKDYLLHGTSPTVVDHIRDVMDKFSASPAQKGEVVQLYYRSKNRSSKLNRARPQSFAAALTYYWVRLKGVDVTLKNFSGRAGLSELTVGRGAREVATVLGTPNVV